A DNA window from Hevea brasiliensis isolate MT/VB/25A 57/8 chromosome 2, ASM3005281v1, whole genome shotgun sequence contains the following coding sequences:
- the LOC110671002 gene encoding putative pentatricopeptide repeat-containing protein At1g19290 — MHRYFPIPYPSLLLSQLRPHKSLHWKPRHESKLTRPELLDRISRLLILRRHHALKNLNFDFSDDLLDSVLLKLKLNPNACLTFFKLASKQSNFRPSIKSYCKLVHILCRVRMYDETKSCLNELVRLCKNNYSSFIVWDELVRFYKEFAFSPTVFDMLLKVYAEKGMTKYALHVFDNMGKCGLVPSLRSCNSLLSSLVRKGESYTALLVYDQVDRLGIVPDVFTSSIMVNAYCKEGRVGRAMEFVKEMENLGFELNVVTYNGLIDGCVSLGDMEQAKKVLRLMGERGILRNKVTFTLSIKGYCRQRKLEEAEKVLREMEKEEGVVLDEYAYGLLIDGYCRVSKMEDAIRVRDEMLNIGLKMNLFICNSLINGYCKNGQVCEAERLVTGMGIWDLKPDSYSYSTLVDGYCREGLTSKAFSVCNVMLQEGIEPNVVTYNTLIKGLCRVSAFEDALHLWHLMLKRGVAPNEVSYCTLLDGLFKMGDFSRALALWNDILARGFGRSTYAFNTMINGLCKMEKIAEAEETFKRMKELGCKADAITYRTLSDGYCRLGNVEEAFKVKENMEKEAISPSIELYNSLICGLFKSRKTSKVMALLSEMCIKGLSPNVVTYGALIAGWCDEDRLDKAFSAYFDMIEKGFAPNVIICSKIVSSLYRLGRIDEANMLLQKMVDFDVFLDHGSFDRFQKADERYLDSQKIADTLDESAKSFSLPNRVVYNIAIAGLCKSGKVDDARKFFSGLLLRGFNPDNFTYCTLIHGFSASGNVNEAFILRDEMMKRGLTPNIVTYNALMNGLCKSGNLDRARRLFNKLHSKGLTPNVVTYNVLIDAYCKNGNTREALDLREKMLKEGISPTMITYSALINGFCKQGDVEKSIELLDEMTEVFVDQNPVTFFKLVEGCIKCGDVKKISKLHNMMQVTFHSASVFCHKLMELEVFSNGKEMQDLDSCIMSEAVC, encoded by the coding sequence ATGCACAGGTACTTTCCAATCCCCTATCCTTCTCTCCTCCTCTCTCAACTCCGCCCACACAAATCACTCCACTGGAAGCCCCGCCACGAATCCAAGCTTACCCGCCCCGAACTCCTCGACCGGATCTCCCGCCTTCTTATCCTTCGTCGCCACCATGCCCTCAAGAATCTTAATTTCGATTTCTCCGATGATCTCCTCGATTCTGTTCTTCTCAAACTCAAACTAAACCCTAATGCCTGCTTGACTTTCTTCAAATTGGCCTCGAAGCAATCCAATTTTAGACCAAGTATAAAGTCCTACTGCAAACTTGTTCACATTTTGTGTCGAGTTCGAATGTACGATGAGACCAAATCCTGTTTAAATGAATTGGTCCGTCTTTGCAAGAATAACTACTCTTCGTTTATTGTTTGGGATGAGCTTGTTAGGTTTTACAAGGAGTTTGCATTTTCCCCTACGGTTTTTGATATGCTATTGAAAGTATATGCCGAGAAGGGAATGACAAAGTATGCACTCCATGTGTTTGATAATATGGGAAAGTGCGGTCTCGTACCGAGCTTGCGATCTTGTAATAGTTTGTTGAGTAGTTTGGTTCGAAAAGGTGAAAGTTACACTGCACTGCTTGTTTATGACCAAGTGGATAGGTTAGGGATCGTGCCCGATGTTTTTACTTCTTCTATTATGGTTAACGCATACTGTAAGGAGGGAAGGGTCGGTAGAGCTATGGAGTTTGTCAAGGAAATGGAGAATTTAGGATTTGAATTGAATGTGGTGACTTACAATGGCTTGATTGATGGGTGTGTTAGTCTCGGAGATATGGAACAAGCCAAAAAGGTTTTGAGATTGATGGGTGAAAGAGGGATTCTGAGGAACAAGGTCACTTTTACCTTATCGATTAAAGGTTATTGTAGACAACGTAAGTTGGAGGAAGCAGAGAAGGTGCTTCGAGAGATGGAGAAAGAGGAGGGTGTGGTCTTGGATGAATATGCTTATGGTTTGTTGATAGATGGGTACTGTCGAGTTAGTAAAATGGAAGATGCTATTAGGGTTCGAGATGAGATGTTAAACATAGGATTgaaaatgaatttatttatttgcaACTCATTGATAAATGGGTATTGTAAAAATGGTCAAGTTTGTGAGGCAGAGAGGTTGGTAACAGGTATGGGGATCTGGGACTTAAAGCCAGATTCTTATAGTTATAGTACACTTGTGGATGGATACTGTAGAGAAGGTCTTACTAGTAAGGCTTTCAGCGTTTGCAATGTAATGCTTCAAGAGGGAATTGAACCAAATGTTGTTACCTATAATACTCTTATCAAGGGCTTGTGTCGTGTGAGTGCCTTTGAGGATGCTTTGCACCTTTGGCATTTGATGTTAAAGAGAGGTGTGGCTCCTAATGAGGTCAGCTATTGTACTTTGCTTGATGGACTCTTCAAAATGGGAGATTTTTCAAGGGCTTTGGCCCTGTGGAATGATATTCTAGCAAGGGGTTTTGGAAGAAGTACATACGCTTTCAATACAATGATTAATGGGTTGTGTAAGATGGAGAAAATTGCTGAAGCAGAGGAGACTTTTAAGAGGATGAAGGAATTGGGTTGTAAGGCTGATGCAATAACATATAGAACTCTGAGTGATGGGTATTGTAGACTTGGAAATGTTGAAGAAGCTTTTAAAGTTAAAGAGAATATGGAAAAAGAAGCAATTTCTCCTTCCATTGAATTGTATAATTCTCTTATTTGTGGACTTTTTAAGTCCAGGAAAACAAGTAAAGTGATGGCTCTTCTTTCTGAGATGTGCATTAAGGGATTGTCTCCTAATGTTGTCACTTATGGAGCCCTTATTGCTGGATGGTGTGATGAAGACAGGTTGGATAAGGCTTTTAGTGCCTATTTTGATATGATTGAAAAGGGGTTTGCTCCCAATGTAATTATTTGCAGCAAAATTGTCAGTAGCCTCTATCGACTTGGAAGAATTGATGAAGCAAATATGCTATTGCAGAAGATGGTGGATTTTGATGTTTTTCTAGACCATGGAAGTTTTGACAGGTTCCAGAAGGCAGATGAACGATATCTGGACAGTCAGAAAATTGCAGATACTCTTGATGAAAGTGCTAAAAGTTTTTCTCTACCCAACAGGGTGGTGTACAATATAGCTATTGCAGGGCTTTGCAAGTCTGGAAAGGTTGATGATGCAAGAAAATTTTTCTCAGGCTTGTTGCTAAGAGGCTTCAATCCAGATAATTTCACATACTGCACCCTGATTCATGGCTTTTCAGCTTCTGGTAATGTGAATGAAGCTTTCATCTTAAGGGATGAGATGATGAAAAGGGGTCTTACTCCAAACATAGTTACGTACAATGCTCTAATGAATGGCCTGTGTAAATCAGGTAATCTAGATCGAGCACGGAGGCTTTTCAATAAACTTCACTCCAAGGGATTAACTCCAAATGTTGTTACTTACAATGTACTGATTGATGCATACTGTAAAAATGGTAACACTAGAGAAGCCTTGGATTTGAGAGAAAAGATGTTAAAAGAAGGGATTTCTCCTACCATGATTACCTATTCTGCCTTGATTAATGGTTTCTGTAAGCAAGGAGATGTGGAAAAATCTATTGAGCTTTTAGATGAAATGACAGAGGTATTTGTGGATCAAAATCCTGTGACTTTTTTCAAGTTAGTTGAGGGTTGTATTAAATGTGGGGATGTGAAGAAGATATCCAAGCTTCACAATATGATGCAAGTGACCTTTCACTCCGCCAGTGTATTTTGTCATAAATTAATGGAGTTAGAGGTGTTCTCAAATGGCAAAGAAATGCAGGACCTGGATTCATGTATTATGTCTGAAGCTGTGTGTTGA